Proteins encoded within one genomic window of Spiroplasma endosymbiont of Agriotes lineatus:
- a CDS encoding R3H domain-containing nucleic acid-binding protein produces MAKSTAKKVFLTKNDITLLQMPNNQQRIIHNELKKFDKVIIESQCSGNKRHIVIKISWKRWNLVINV; encoded by the coding sequence TTAGCAAAAAGCACTGCTAAAAAAGTATTTCTTACTAAGAATGATATTACATTATTACAAATGCCTAATAATCAGCAAAGAATTATTCATAATGAATTAAAAAAATTTGATAAGGTTATTATTGAATCTCAGTGTTCAGGTAATAAAAGGCATATTGTTATTAAAATATCTTGAAAGCGGTGAAATCTAGTCATTAATGTCTAG
- the mnmE gene encoding tRNA uridine-5-carboxymethylaminomethyl(34) synthesis GTPase MnmE, translating to MINDTIIALASAPLKQAIAIIRISGPETFSLVNKVFSRSILNSSKEKYFGRIINPNTKAIIDEVVLVCYYNTNSFTGEDTIEINCHGSMLIVNKIIHLLLTIMKDDNIRLATSGEFTRRAFLNGKIDLLQAQAVNDLVNASNDAALALAMNSLNGNNSKLLKEIETRLLELIANITVNIDYPEYDGVENLTQKLVLTRTNKLYNDLLTITKQSKIAQVINDGIDTVIIGKPNVGKSTLLNALLKENRAITSTIAGTTRDIVTGKINIDNISLNLIDTAGIRNTNDIIEQLGIQKSKQYLEKAQLILLVLDGSNVLDDNDMILLELVEDKNCIIVINKVDLQQKLSLSLLTLSSVPISALNNDFNPLIDKIKYMFLQEKIDYHDNLILTSTHHQMLLDKITMTIDEAIQALSNNIPLDLVILHFQEAWDYLQEINGKIIKDTLLDEMFSRFCLGK from the coding sequence ATGATTAATGATACGATTATTGCTTTAGCAAGTGCCCCACTTAAACAAGCCATTGCTATTATTAGAATTAGTGGTCCAGAAACATTTTCACTTGTTAATAAAGTATTTAGTAGAAGTATTTTAAATTCTTCAAAAGAAAAATATTTCGGGAGAATTATTAACCCAAACACAAAGGCAATTATTGATGAAGTAGTTTTAGTTTGCTATTATAATACTAATTCATTTACTGGTGAAGATACTATTGAAATTAATTGTCATGGTAGTATGTTAATCGTTAATAAGATCATTCATTTACTATTAACAATTATGAAAGATGACAATATTCGGTTAGCAACTTCGGGAGAATTTACAAGAAGAGCATTTTTAAATGGAAAAATTGATTTATTACAAGCGCAAGCGGTTAATGATTTAGTTAATGCTTCTAATGATGCAGCATTAGCATTAGCAATGAACAGTTTAAATGGTAATAATAGCAAATTATTAAAAGAAATTGAAACAAGATTATTAGAATTAATAGCTAATATTACTGTTAATATTGATTATCCTGAGTATGATGGCGTTGAAAACTTAACCCAAAAATTAGTTTTAACTCGTACAAATAAACTTTATAATGATTTGTTAACCATTACTAAACAAAGTAAAATTGCTCAGGTCATTAATGATGGTATTGATACCGTAATTATTGGCAAACCTAATGTAGGAAAATCAACCTTATTGAATGCTTTATTAAAAGAAAATCGAGCGATTACTTCAACAATTGCAGGAACGACCAGAGATATTGTTACTGGAAAAATAAATATTGATAATATTTCTTTAAACTTAATTGATACCGCAGGAATTAGAAATACCAATGATATTATTGAACAATTAGGAATTCAAAAATCAAAACAGTATTTAGAAAAAGCTCAGTTAATTTTATTAGTGCTTGATGGTAGCAATGTTTTAGATGATAATGATATGATATTATTAGAATTAGTTGAAGATAAAAATTGTATTATTGTCATTAATAAAGTTGATTTACAACAAAAACTATCTCTTTCTCTTTTGACATTAAGTTCAGTCCCAATAAGTGCTTTAAACAATGATTTTAACCCTTTAATAGATAAAATTAAATATATGTTTTTACAAGAAAAAATTGATTATCATGATAATTTAATTTTGACATCAACGCATCACCAAATGTTATTAGATAAAATTACAATGACAATTGATGAAGCAATTCAAGCTTTAAGCAATAATATTCCGTTAGATTTAGTAATCCTTCATTTTCAAGAAGCATGAGATTATTTACAAGAAATTAATGGTAAAATAATTAAAGATACTCTCTTAGATGAAATGTTTAGTCGTTTTTGTCTAGGTAAATAA
- a CDS encoding TatD family hydrolase: MNGLFDTHCHLVSDSYKDEDINNILEEAKLIGVNLICNVGYDLKTSKLAVDQAFSSPDVFAAVGIHPNDVSNHQEHDLYELEELIKTGGVCAIGEIGLDYYRNQDSSNLQKEWFIKQIKLAKKYQLPILVHVRDAFDDAYEILKQYDVVGIMHCFSENTKTANKFIELGYYISFSGILTFENAKDLQQVAKDIPLNKIVLETDAPYLTPVPYRGTKNYPKNIIFTAKKLASLKKLSLNDVITTTTNNAKRILGIK, translated from the coding sequence GTGAATGGTTTATTTGATACGCATTGTCATTTAGTATCAGATTCATATAAAGATGAAGACATAAATAATATTTTAGAAGAAGCAAAATTAATTGGTGTTAATTTAATTTGTAATGTTGGTTATGATTTAAAAACTAGTAAATTAGCAGTTGACCAAGCATTTTCTTCACCAGATGTATTTGCGGCTGTTGGAATTCATCCTAATGATGTTAGTAATCATCAAGAACATGATCTTTATGAATTAGAAGAACTAATTAAAACAGGGGGGGTTTGTGCTATTGGTGAAATTGGATTAGATTACTATCGCAATCAAGATAGTAGTAATTTACAAAAAGAATGATTTATTAAACAAATTAAATTAGCTAAAAAATATCAATTACCAATTTTAGTTCATGTTCGTGATGCTTTTGATGATGCTTATGAAATTTTAAAACAATATGATGTTGTTGGGATTATGCATTGTTTTTCAGAAAATACAAAAACTGCTAATAAATTTATTGAATTAGGATATTATATTTCTTTTTCAGGAATTCTTACTTTTGAAAATGCTAAAGATTTGCAACAAGTTGCTAAAGATATTCCCTTAAATAAAATTGTTTTAGAAACTGATGCTCCGTATTTAACACCTGTTCCTTATCGAGGAACAAAAAATTATCCGAAAAATATTATTTTTACTGCCAAAAAATTAGCAAGTTTAAAAAAACTATCCTTAAATGATGTTATTACCACAACAACAAATAATGCGAAACGAATTTTAGGAATTAAATAA
- a CDS encoding helix-turn-helix domain-containing protein, giving the protein MNLKKQIVMLYQNEKSIIEIINEYGISKSAIYNWIKSFDNSGSFKAKDNQSNEENELIYLRKELKQLRMENDILKQAALITSCS; this is encoded by the coding sequence ATGAATTTAAAAAAACAAATTGTCATGCTTTATCAAAACGAAAAAAGCATTATTGAAATTATTAATGAATATGGTATTTCAAAATCTGCTATTTATAATTGAATAAAATCATTCGATAATTCTGGTTCTTTTAAAGCAAAAGATAATCAAAGTAATGAAGAAAATGAATTAATTTACTTACGAAAAGAATTAAAACAATTACGAATGGAAAACGATATTTTAAAGCAAGCGGCACTGATAACTTCTTGTTCATAA
- a CDS encoding transposase family protein, with protein MLFSGKKRQHSLKSQIIIDLFSNKIISVDFYYCSIHDYKLSLKSNTLINSKIELVADSGYQGLQNVHKNTLFG; from the coding sequence TTGTTATTTTCTGGCAAGAAAAGGCAACATTCATTAAAATCGCAAATAATTATTGATTTATTTAGCAATAAAATTATTTCAGTAGATTTTTATTATTGCAGTATTCATGATTATAAGTTATCTTTAAAATCAAATACACTTATAAATTCAAAAATAGAATTAGTTGCCGATTCAGGATATCAAGGTTTACAAAATGTTCATAAAAATACATTATTTGGATAG
- the rpmA gene encoding 50S ribosomal protein L27: MRFKLDIQFFASKKGVGSSRNGRESHSKRLGAKLSDGQLAKTGAIIYRQRGTKIHPGNSVGRGGDDTLFSLIKGVVKYEHYGKKRAKVSVYKK, translated from the coding sequence ATGAGATTTAAGTTAGATATTCAGTTCTTTGCCTCTAAAAAGGGTGTTGGTTCTAGTCGTAATGGTCGTGAATCACATTCTAAACGATTAGGTGCTAAGTTAAGTGATGGACAATTAGCTAAGACGGGAGCAATTATTTATCGTCAACGGGGAACTAAGATTCATCCCGGAAATAGTGTTGGCCGCGGTGGAGATGATACTTTGTTTTCTTTAATTAAGGGTGTTGTTAAATATGAACACTATGGTAAAAAGAGGGCGAAAGTTTCAGTTTATAAAAAATAG
- a CDS encoding ribosomal-processing cysteine protease Prp: protein MVWVQIQRQQNNYYQVIVSGHSGFKVKGKDIVCSAISAVVFGTLNALDRQCQNSISILVKDDIIIKVLEVQVINQIVLNTMIYQLQTIAEQYPQNIEIKEI from the coding sequence ATGGTTTGAGTTCAGATTCAAAGACAGCAAAATAATTATTATCAAGTAATTGTTAGTGGTCATTCTGGTTTTAAAGTAAAGGGTAAAGATATTGTTTGTAGCGCGATTAGTGCTGTTGTTTTCGGAACTTTAAATGCATTAGATCGGCAATGTCAGAATAGTATTAGTATTTTGGTTAAGGATGATATTATTATTAAGGTTTTAGAAGTGCAAGTTATTAATCAAATTGTGCTGAATACAATGATTTATCAGTTACAAACTATTGCTGAGCAATATCCACAAAATATAGAAATTAAGGAGATATAA